A genomic stretch from Chryseobacterium sp. SNU WT5 includes:
- a CDS encoding citrate synthase has translation MSDNKVVLNYDGKSFEYPIIDSTIGDRGIDISKLRDQTGLITLDLGYKNTGATKSDITYLDGDNGELYYRGYPIDQIAEKSNFTEVMYLLLNGDLPTNDQFQGFEKGIKKYNFVADEMKRLIDVFPRSAHPMGVLSSLTSALTAFNPKSVDVTSKEEMDHAAEMLIAKFSHLCAWTYRKKMGLPINHGDNSLNYVENFYKMCFRRPNEEFELDSTIVNALDKLLILHADHEQNCSTSTVRMVGSAHTGLFASVSAGISALWGPLHGGANQAVIEMLEMIEKDGGDVAKYVEKAKNKDDNFRLMGFGHRVYKNFDPRARIIKKAADDIFAALGIEDKALDIALQLEKVALEDEYFIERKLYPNVDFYSGIIYRALGIPTEMFTVMFALGRLPGWISQWKEMRLHNDPIGRPRQVYQGATKRDYVDMNAR, from the coding sequence ATGTCAGATAATAAAGTTGTATTGAATTATGACGGGAAATCTTTTGAATACCCGATCATAGATAGCACGATCGGTGACAGAGGAATCGATATTTCAAAATTAAGAGATCAAACCGGTTTAATTACTTTAGACTTAGGCTATAAAAATACGGGCGCTACAAAAAGCGACATCACTTATTTAGATGGTGACAATGGAGAGTTGTATTACCGGGGTTATCCAATTGACCAAATAGCCGAAAAATCAAATTTCACAGAAGTAATGTATCTTTTGTTGAACGGTGACCTTCCAACAAACGATCAGTTTCAAGGCTTTGAAAAAGGAATAAAAAAATATAATTTTGTCGCTGATGAAATGAAAAGATTGATTGATGTATTTCCTCGTTCGGCTCATCCAATGGGAGTTTTGTCATCTTTAACATCTGCACTTACGGCATTTAACCCAAAGTCGGTAGATGTTACTTCAAAGGAAGAAATGGATCATGCAGCAGAAATGCTAATTGCGAAATTCTCGCACCTTTGCGCCTGGACTTACCGTAAGAAAATGGGATTACCGATCAATCATGGAGACAACAGTTTAAACTATGTCGAGAACTTCTACAAGATGTGTTTCCGTCGTCCAAACGAAGAATTTGAATTAGACTCTACAATAGTAAATGCTTTAGATAAATTATTAATTCTTCATGCAGATCATGAGCAAAACTGTTCTACCTCGACGGTAAGAATGGTTGGTTCTGCGCACACTGGGCTTTTCGCTTCAGTTTCAGCTGGGATTTCTGCACTTTGGGGACCACTTCATGGTGGAGCAAACCAAGCAGTGATCGAAATGTTGGAGATGATCGAAAAAGATGGAGGTGATGTTGCAAAATATGTAGAAAAAGCAAAAAATAAAGATGATAATTTCCGATTGATGGGCTTTGGACACAGAGTTTACAAAAACTTCGATCCAAGAGCACGTATCATTAAAAAAGCAGCAGATGATATTTTTGCAGCGTTAGGAATTGAAGACAAAGCTTTAGACATCGCATTACAATTAGAAAAAGTAGCGCTGGAAGATGAATATTTCATCGAAAGAAAACTCTATCCAAACGTAGATTTCTATTCAGGAATAATCTATAGAGCATTAGGAATCCCAACAGAAATGTTCACCGTAATGTTTGCCTTAGGTAGATTGCCAGGATGGATTTCCCAGTGGAAAGAAATGAGATTGCACAACGATCCAATTGGAAGACCTAGACAAGTATATCAAGGCGCTACAAAACGTGATTACGTTGACATGAACGCAAGATAA
- a CDS encoding Fic family protein produces the protein MRWQEYPYYFEGLEKQLERIHEKKRELDKKRPIPTYVLKSIKESLNIEWTYNSNSIEGNTLTLQETKMVIEDGFTIKGKSLREHFEVVNHQEAIEFVESLASKDYVLVEKDILSIHHLVLQKIEKEFSGRYRTSGVRISGANFVPPNALKVDEFVNELVNFVNDSQIDILIKSAVFHHRFVWIHPFFDGNGRTARLLLNLLLMKKGFPPAIILKNDRKKYYDALNQANNQDYSKLLLLILQAVERTLDIYLGNLNNTYDQYQNISDIVREPDVPYGQEYLSLLARQGKIDAFKEGRNWLTTKDAVLNYIENRDRKRVLKTEAEN, from the coding sequence ATGAGATGGCAAGAATACCCATATTACTTTGAAGGCTTAGAAAAACAACTCGAAAGAATTCACGAGAAAAAACGTGAACTGGATAAAAAGCGTCCTATTCCGACCTACGTTCTAAAAAGCATAAAAGAAAGTTTAAACATAGAATGGACTTATAATTCAAACAGTATTGAAGGAAATACGTTGACTTTACAAGAGACAAAAATGGTGATAGAAGACGGTTTTACCATCAAAGGAAAATCTTTGCGGGAACATTTTGAAGTAGTAAACCATCAAGAAGCTATTGAATTTGTAGAAAGTTTGGCTTCTAAAGATTATGTTCTAGTTGAAAAAGATATTTTATCTATTCATCATCTTGTTTTGCAAAAAATAGAAAAGGAATTTTCTGGAAGATACAGAACTTCGGGAGTTCGGATATCTGGAGCTAATTTTGTTCCACCGAATGCTTTGAAAGTTGATGAATTTGTTAATGAACTGGTAAATTTCGTGAATGATTCTCAGATTGATATTCTTATAAAATCTGCAGTATTTCATCATCGTTTTGTTTGGATTCATCCATTTTTTGATGGAAATGGTAGAACTGCGAGATTATTACTCAATTTGCTATTAATGAAAAAAGGTTTTCCACCGGCAATTATTTTAAAGAATGATCGCAAAAAATATTATGATGCATTAAACCAAGCAAATAATCAAGATTATTCTAAATTATTACTTCTAATTTTGCAAGCAGTTGAAAGAACTTTGGATATTTATCTGGGAAACCTTAACAATACCTACGACCAATATCAAAACATTTCAGATATCGTGCGTGAACCCGATGTTCCTTACGGACAAGAATATTTGAGTTTATTGGCGCGACAAGGGAAAATAGATGCTTTTAAAGAAGGCAGAAATTGGCTCACTACAAAAGATGCGGTTTTGAATTATATTGAGAATCGTGATCGAAAAAGAGTTTTAAAAACAGAAGCGGAAAATTAA
- a CDS encoding SDR family NAD(P)-dependent oxidoreductase: MSYNPHKTVLILGANSDVAKQCILQYLEEGHSIIASSRNLTSLESFVEDNNIDSSKIFLNYFDAADFSSHQNFYVELPVKPNIVIYAAGFLVENQEALHDFEAAKQMMEVNYMGAVSILNIIAMDRSNKSLERIIGLSSLSGVRGRKSNFIYGSTKSAFTQYLAGLRQELSSRKIVVNVLVSGYINTKINTGLELNKSLIMEPDYVAKYIVNAGNSFSIVPNFKWKMIYYILKILPESLLSKLP; the protein is encoded by the coding sequence ATGAGTTACAATCCCCATAAAACGGTCCTTATTCTCGGAGCCAATTCTGATGTTGCAAAGCAATGCATTTTGCAATATTTGGAAGAGGGACATTCTATTATTGCTTCTTCGCGAAACCTTACTTCTTTAGAAAGTTTCGTTGAGGATAATAACATTGATTCCTCTAAAATCTTTCTAAATTATTTTGATGCAGCCGACTTTTCTTCTCATCAAAATTTTTATGTTGAACTTCCCGTAAAACCCAATATCGTAATTTATGCTGCTGGTTTCTTAGTGGAGAATCAGGAAGCACTTCATGATTTCGAAGCTGCAAAACAAATGATGGAAGTCAATTATATGGGCGCGGTTTCTATTCTGAATATTATTGCAATGGATCGATCCAATAAAAGTTTAGAAAGAATTATCGGTTTGTCTTCACTTTCCGGAGTTCGTGGTAGGAAAAGTAATTTTATTTATGGAAGTACAAAATCAGCCTTTACGCAATATTTAGCGGGACTGCGACAGGAATTATCTTCGAGGAAGATCGTCGTCAATGTTTTGGTGAGTGGTTACATCAATACTAAAATTAATACCGGTTTAGAACTTAATAAATCTTTAATAATGGAGCCAGATTATGTTGCGAAATATATTGTAAATGCTGGAAATTCTTTTTCAATTGTCCCTAATTTTAAATGGAAAATGATTTATTATATTCTGAAGATATTACCGGAAAGTTTACTTTCAAAATTGCCCTAA
- the tnpA gene encoding IS200/IS605 family transposase translates to MPNTYTQIYIQLVFATKGRAMKIRPEFRDEIEKYITGIFTNKGQKVIAIYLNPDHIHIFFSYKNLKINIPDLVKVVKTESTNFINTKKMVQGKSYWQEGYGAFSYAKSQKEAVTKYILNQKEHHKKRNFKEEYLDLLNKFEIEFKEEYLFEFYD, encoded by the coding sequence ATGCCTAATACTTACACTCAGATTTATATTCAATTGGTTTTTGCCACGAAAGGACGTGCGATGAAAATTCGTCCTGAATTTAGAGATGAAATTGAAAAATATATCACGGGTATTTTTACAAATAAAGGACAAAAGGTCATTGCAATATATTTGAATCCAGATCATATTCATATCTTTTTTAGTTACAAAAATCTAAAAATAAATATTCCAGATTTGGTAAAGGTGGTGAAGACTGAATCGACTAATTTCATTAACACAAAGAAAATGGTTCAGGGGAAATCTTATTGGCAAGAAGGTTATGGTGCTTTTTCTTATGCAAAAAGCCAAAAAGAGGCGGTTACAAAATATATTCTTAATCAAAAAGAACATCATAAGAAAAGGAATTTCAAGGAAGAGTATTTAGATTTATTGAATAAATTTGAAATTGAATTTAAGGAGGAGTATTTGTTTGAGTTTTATGATTAG
- the paaZ gene encoding phenylacetic acid degradation bifunctional protein PaaZ: MKLKNYINGQWIEGSGNEVPLYNAVNGELVAISDTGGINFEQALEYGRTVGYKNLSSMTFYDRGEMLKKVALYLLERKKKYYDLSYKTGATHSDSWVDIEGGFGTFFTYSGLAKRMLPNTPFWVDGDTQKLGANGTFIGTHILTPSEGVSVQINAYNFPVWGMLEKLSTSLLAGVPAIVKPATPGSYLTNAVFQDMIESGLLPEGAIQLVCGEPGNILDYVQDGDSVLFTGSASTGKKLKSLPSVSSNSVRFNMEADSLNCSILGLDAKPGTPEFDLFIKEVRSEMTTKAGQKCTGIRRIIVPENLVGDVQNALSKALDQTKIGNPLSRETRMGSIVGKKEMAVLQDKIELLKAETELIYDGKHELVDADYESGAFMTPKVFYNDKPFEKNSSHEVEAFGPVSTIMPYKDADEAAALAKRGKGSLVGSIISHDEKFVAETSWKMASSHGRIFVLNRDNAKESTGHGSPLPTLMHGGPGRAGGGEEMGGLNGLHFFLQKTAIQGSPDILTAITKVYQQGATPTYSDKHPFRKYFEEVEIGDSLETAGRTVTEADIVNFGNVSWDHFYAHTDATSLNGTIFDKTVAHGYFILSAAAGLFVSGKKGPVIANYGLENANFFKPVYAGDTITVYLTAKERINKGVKGRNVPSGVVKWLVEVVNQREETVCVATILTLVAKKSPFIKIDYKDFAKRLNNLTEKTVPQWGRMNAQQMLEHLETTMKYSTGELETDFCKTPEEHLEKYQDSLYNFYKMPKDFPAPFLEDGKLPELKYKNLDEAKTHFIESVKKYQIYYRENPEAEHLHFVFGKLNKEMMELFHEKHVTHHFEQFGLID; this comes from the coding sequence ATGAAGTTAAAAAATTACATCAACGGACAATGGATCGAAGGATCAGGAAATGAAGTTCCACTTTATAACGCAGTGAATGGGGAATTAGTAGCAATTTCAGATACGGGCGGAATCAACTTTGAACAGGCATTAGAGTACGGAAGAACCGTTGGTTACAAAAATCTTTCCTCCATGACTTTTTATGATAGAGGTGAAATGTTGAAGAAAGTAGCTTTATATCTATTAGAAAGAAAGAAAAAATATTACGATTTATCTTATAAAACCGGCGCAACACATTCTGATTCTTGGGTAGATATCGAAGGAGGTTTCGGAACTTTTTTCACCTATTCTGGTCTTGCAAAAAGAATGTTGCCCAACACTCCTTTTTGGGTTGATGGTGATACACAGAAACTTGGAGCCAACGGAACTTTCATTGGAACGCATATTCTAACGCCGAGTGAAGGGGTTTCCGTTCAAATAAATGCCTACAATTTCCCGGTTTGGGGAATGTTGGAGAAATTATCAACTTCACTTTTAGCCGGAGTTCCAGCAATTGTAAAACCAGCAACGCCAGGTTCTTATTTGACGAACGCCGTTTTCCAGGATATGATTGAAAGTGGTTTGCTTCCCGAAGGAGCAATCCAGCTGGTATGTGGAGAACCAGGAAATATTTTGGATTATGTTCAGGATGGAGATTCTGTTCTTTTTACAGGTTCCGCTTCCACCGGAAAAAAATTAAAATCTTTACCTTCAGTTTCTAGTAATTCAGTTCGTTTCAATATGGAAGCTGATTCTTTAAACTGTTCAATTCTCGGCTTGGATGCAAAACCCGGAACACCTGAATTTGATTTGTTCATTAAAGAAGTTCGTAGCGAAATGACCACCAAAGCTGGGCAGAAATGTACCGGAATCCGAAGAATTATTGTTCCGGAAAACTTAGTTGGTGACGTTCAAAACGCTTTAAGTAAAGCCTTAGATCAAACAAAAATAGGAAATCCTTTAAGCCGCGAAACCCGAATGGGTTCTATCGTTGGTAAAAAAGAAATGGCTGTTCTTCAAGATAAGATAGAATTATTGAAAGCTGAAACAGAATTGATCTACGACGGTAAACATGAACTCGTTGATGCTGATTATGAAAGTGGGGCGTTCATGACTCCAAAAGTTTTCTACAACGATAAACCTTTTGAAAAAAATAGTTCTCACGAAGTAGAAGCCTTCGGTCCTGTTTCAACGATTATGCCTTACAAAGATGCTGATGAAGCCGCTGCTTTAGCAAAGCGCGGAAAAGGAAGTTTAGTAGGTTCAATAATCTCGCACGACGAGAAATTTGTCGCAGAAACCTCCTGGAAAATGGCATCGTCACACGGAAGAATTTTTGTTCTGAATCGTGATAATGCAAAAGAGTCAACTGGTCACGGTTCGCCTTTACCAACATTAATGCACGGCGGTCCCGGAAGAGCGGGAGGTGGTGAAGAAATGGGAGGATTGAATGGTCTTCATTTCTTTTTGCAAAAAACGGCGATTCAAGGTTCACCGGATATTCTGACAGCGATTACCAAAGTGTATCAACAAGGTGCAACTCCAACTTATTCAGATAAACATCCATTTAGAAAATATTTCGAGGAAGTAGAAATCGGTGATTCTCTGGAAACCGCCGGAAGAACAGTAACGGAAGCCGACATCGTCAATTTTGGAAATGTTTCCTGGGATCATTTCTATGCACATACGGACGCTACTTCTTTGAACGGAACCATATTCGATAAAACAGTTGCTCACGGATATTTCATTCTTTCAGCAGCCGCAGGATTATTTGTGTCCGGTAAAAAAGGACCAGTGATTGCCAACTATGGTTTAGAAAATGCAAATTTCTTTAAACCCGTTTATGCTGGCGATACGATCACAGTTTATTTAACAGCGAAAGAAAGAATCAACAAAGGCGTAAAAGGAAGAAACGTTCCAAGTGGCGTTGTGAAATGGTTGGTTGAAGTTGTGAATCAACGTGAAGAAACGGTTTGTGTTGCAACGATCTTAACCTTAGTGGCGAAGAAATCTCCTTTCATTAAAATTGATTATAAAGATTTTGCGAAACGTTTAAACAATTTAACGGAGAAAACAGTACCACAGTGGGGAAGAATGAATGCTCAACAAATGCTTGAACATTTGGAAACCACCATGAAATACAGTACCGGCGAATTGGAAACCGATTTTTGCAAAACTCCCGAAGAGCATTTAGAAAAATATCAGGATTCGCTTTATAATTTCTATAAAATGCCGAAAGATTTTCCTGCACCGTTTTTAGAAGATGGAAAATTACCGGAATTAAAATATAAAAATCTGGATGAAGCAAAAACTCATTTCATCGAATCGGTAAAGAAATATCAGATCTATTACCGCGAGAATCCAGAAGCAGAACATTTGCACTTTGTCTTTGGCAAATTAAATAAAGAAATGATGGAGTTGTTTCATGAAAAACATGTGACGCATCATTTTGAGCAATTTGGATTAATAGATTAA
- the aspS gene encoding aspartate--tRNA ligase, with amino-acid sequence MFRTHTNGELNIQNLDQNVTLSGWVQTIRDKGFMMWIDLRDRYGITQLVFDADRSSKELFEIASKLGREFVIQVEGKVIERQSKNPKIPTGEVEILVEKLTILNQSEIPPFTIEDQTDGGEELRMKYRYLDIRRNPVKDKLIFRHKMAQKVRNYLSEQDFIEVETPVLIKSTPEGARDFVVPSRMNPGQFYALPQSPQTFKQLLMIGGMDRYFQIVKCFRDEDLRADRQPEFTQIDCEMAFVEQEDVLEIFEGMTATLLKDIARKEFGKFPRMTFADAMQKYGNDKPDIRFGMEFVEVNELVKGKDFKIFDDAELVVGINVEGCADYTRKQIDELIDWVKRPQIGANGMIWIKFQNDGVVTSSVNKFYNEEDLKKITEKFGAKAGDLIFLMSGNENKVRTQLSALRMELGNRLGLRNPKEFAPLWVIDFPLLEWDEETNRFHAMHHPFTSPKPEDIHLLETEPGKARANAYDLILNGNEIGGGSVRIFDKDLQAKMFNLLGFTKEDAEAQFGFLMNAFQYGAPPHAGLALGFDRLVAILDGNEVIRDYIAFPKNNSGRDVMIDAPSSIADEQLNELALKVELKD; translated from the coding sequence ATGTTTCGTACGCACACCAATGGAGAATTAAACATCCAAAATCTTGATCAAAACGTCACCCTTTCCGGCTGGGTTCAAACCATTCGTGACAAAGGTTTTATGATGTGGATCGATTTACGCGATCGTTACGGAATTACCCAATTGGTATTTGATGCAGACCGTTCTTCGAAGGAACTATTTGAAATCGCAAGTAAATTAGGTCGTGAATTCGTGATTCAGGTTGAAGGAAAAGTGATCGAACGCCAAAGTAAAAATCCCAAAATCCCAACTGGAGAAGTGGAAATTTTAGTTGAGAAACTTACGATTTTAAACCAGTCAGAAATCCCACCATTTACTATTGAAGATCAAACTGATGGTGGTGAAGAGCTTCGAATGAAATACAGATATTTAGATATCCGCAGAAATCCGGTAAAAGACAAATTGATTTTCCGTCATAAAATGGCGCAGAAAGTCAGAAATTATTTATCGGAACAGGATTTTATCGAAGTAGAAACACCGGTTCTTATTAAATCAACTCCGGAAGGTGCAAGAGATTTCGTAGTTCCAAGCCGTATGAATCCTGGACAGTTTTATGCATTGCCCCAATCGCCACAAACTTTCAAACAGTTATTGATGATCGGTGGAATGGATCGTTATTTCCAGATTGTTAAATGTTTCCGTGATGAAGATCTAAGAGCCGACCGTCAACCGGAATTCACGCAGATCGATTGCGAGATGGCTTTCGTAGAACAGGAAGATGTTTTGGAAATATTTGAAGGAATGACTGCGACTTTATTGAAAGATATCGCCAGAAAAGAATTCGGAAAATTCCCAAGAATGACTTTCGCCGATGCGATGCAAAAATACGGAAACGATAAACCGGACATTAGATTCGGGATGGAATTCGTGGAAGTAAATGAATTGGTTAAAGGAAAAGATTTCAAAATATTCGATGATGCAGAATTGGTGGTCGGAATCAATGTTGAAGGTTGTGCAGACTATACCAGAAAACAAATCGATGAATTGATCGATTGGGTAAAACGTCCACAAATTGGAGCCAACGGAATGATTTGGATTAAATTCCAGAATGACGGCGTTGTGACTTCTTCAGTAAATAAATTTTACAATGAAGAAGATTTAAAGAAAATTACAGAAAAATTCGGAGCAAAAGCAGGAGATTTAATTTTCCTCATGTCCGGAAATGAAAATAAAGTAAGAACTCAACTTTCCGCTTTGAGAATGGAATTGGGAAACAGATTAGGATTAAGAAATCCAAAAGAATTTGCACCACTTTGGGTAATCGATTTCCCATTATTAGAATGGGATGAAGAAACGAATCGTTTTCACGCAATGCACCATCCATTTACTTCTCCGAAACCGGAAGACATCCATTTATTAGAAACCGAACCAGGAAAAGCCAGAGCAAATGCTTACGATTTGATCCTGAACGGAAATGAAATCGGTGGTGGTTCGGTAAGAATTTTCGATAAAGATTTACAGGCAAAAATGTTTAATCTTTTAGGATTTACCAAAGAAGATGCAGAAGCACAATTTGGATTCTTGATGAATGCTTTCCAATACGGAGCACCGCCACATGCAGGATTGGCATTAGGTTTCGACCGTTTGGTTGCAATTCTTGATGGTAATGAAGTGATCCGAGATTATATCGCTTTCCCAAAAAATAATTCTGGAAGAGATGTGATGATCGACGCACCAAGTTCAATTGCTGATGAACAGTTGAATGAGTTGGCTTTGAAAGTTGAACTAAAAGATTAG
- a CDS encoding DUF6150 family protein — MKRRVTLILILLFTLQFSTQKIFSVDYQSQADVKVFVVKCESQADLKVYKS; from the coding sequence ATGAAAAGGCGTGTGACATTAATTTTAATTCTATTATTTACTTTGCAATTTTCTACGCAAAAGATTTTTTCAGTAGATTATCAAAGTCAGGCCGATGTTAAAGTTTTCGTAGTGAAATGTGAAAGTCAAGCAGATTTGAAAGTGTATAAAAGTTAA
- a CDS encoding SMUG2 DNA glycosylase family protein produces the protein MKKTIGEQVVAFNKKLHYSGELPDGFEVLNPFFDNPETLTVMTEFYQKFYNDHNPRKFIIGINPSRHGAGVTGVPFTDTKRLEMVCGIEMKSAHTHEISSFYLYDVIEQFGGPELFYKEFYINSPFPLAITRRNLRGSVNANYYDDKDLFEDVKPFMIQSLKDHISLGLDTSEVFILGKKNATFIDKINSQEKFFDKMTVLEHPRYIQQYKSKEKQLYIDKYLIALNKA, from the coding sequence TTGAAAAAAACAATCGGAGAACAAGTAGTAGCATTCAATAAAAAACTGCATTACTCAGGAGAGCTTCCTGACGGCTTCGAAGTGCTCAATCCTTTCTTCGATAATCCTGAAACGTTAACGGTGATGACCGAATTCTATCAGAAGTTTTACAATGATCATAATCCAAGAAAATTCATCATCGGAATTAATCCAAGTCGGCATGGAGCCGGAGTTACAGGTGTTCCATTTACCGATACCAAAAGACTGGAAATGGTTTGTGGAATTGAAATGAAATCTGCGCATACACACGAGATTTCTTCCTTTTACCTCTACGATGTGATTGAACAATTCGGCGGGCCTGAACTATTTTATAAAGAATTTTATATTAATTCGCCATTTCCGTTAGCCATTACGAGAAGAAATCTTCGTGGATCTGTAAACGCCAATTACTATGATGATAAAGATCTTTTTGAAGACGTAAAACCCTTTATGATTCAAAGTTTAAAAGATCATATCAGTTTGGGGTTAGACACTTCCGAAGTTTTTATTTTAGGAAAAAAGAATGCAACTTTCATTGACAAGATCAACAGTCAGGAAAAGTTTTTTGATAAAATGACCGTGCTGGAACATCCGAGGTATATCCAGCAATACAAAAGCAAAGAAAAACAATTATACATCGATAAATATTTAATAGCACTAAATAAAGCATAA
- a CDS encoding enoyl-CoA hydratase/isomerase family protein has product MNNGFVNQELKNNIAEITFGTPKSNSLPGEILEKLAQTILESGKDQNVKAILLKSEGEKAFCAGASFDELLEIEELEKSKIFFGGFAKVLNAMRSCGKLVIVRVQGKTTGGGVGIACAADYCFATKDSAMALTELNLGIGPFVIGPFVERKIGKSAYSAMSIDADFRSADWCEKHDVYHSVSESIEKMDVEINTFMEKLSTRSSEALALIKKVSWEGTEHFEQLMPERILMSASLILEDSAKENIGKIKERLRANNR; this is encoded by the coding sequence ATGAACAACGGATTCGTAAATCAAGAATTAAAAAATAATATTGCCGAAATCACTTTCGGAACACCTAAAAGCAATTCTTTACCAGGAGAAATTTTAGAAAAACTTGCGCAAACTATTTTAGAAAGTGGCAAAGATCAAAATGTAAAAGCAATCCTTTTAAAATCTGAAGGCGAAAAAGCCTTTTGCGCCGGAGCCAGTTTTGATGAACTCCTTGAAATTGAAGAATTAGAAAAATCAAAAATATTCTTTGGCGGATTTGCTAAAGTTTTAAATGCGATGCGATCCTGCGGAAAATTAGTCATCGTAAGAGTTCAGGGAAAGACAACGGGCGGCGGAGTTGGGATCGCTTGTGCGGCAGATTATTGTTTTGCCACCAAAGATTCTGCAATGGCTTTAACAGAATTAAATTTAGGAATCGGACCGTTTGTTATCGGACCTTTCGTGGAAAGGAAAATCGGGAAATCAGCTTATTCAGCGATGTCTATCGATGCTGATTTTAGAAGTGCAGATTGGTGTGAAAAACACGATGTTTATCATTCCGTTTCAGAAAGTATTGAAAAAATGGATGTTGAAATTAATACATTCATGGAAAAATTATCCACCAGAAGTTCTGAGGCGTTGGCTTTAATTAAAAAAGTGTCGTGGGAAGGAACAGAACATTTTGAACAGTTAATGCCGGAAAGAATTTTGATGAGTGCCAGTTTAATTTTGGAAGATTCTGCTAAAGAAAATATTGGTAAGATTAAAGAAAGACTTCGTGCGAATAATCGATGA
- a CDS encoding DUF6150 family protein, translated as MKVNYQSQAEGNERKWFFVKYSSQADKKIYFVDYEGQAELKIFFVKYQSQAGWNKKEKKQLMY; from the coding sequence ATAAAAGTTAATTACCAAAGTCAGGCCGAAGGAAATGAGAGGAAATGGTTTTTTGTAAAATATTCCAGTCAGGCAGATAAGAAGATTTATTTTGTCGATTACGAAGGTCAGGCAGAATTAAAAATATTTTTTGTGAAATATCAAAGTCAGGCTGGTTGGAATAAAAAAGAAAAGAAACAGTTGATGTATTGA